The Streptomyces sp. NBC_00344 genome includes a window with the following:
- the ppdK gene encoding pyruvate, phosphate dikinase, whose amino-acid sequence MSENKDLHVTKFVYDFTEGNKDLKDLLGGKGANLAEMTNLGLPVPPGFTITTEACKVYLDSGDEPAALRDEVSAHLDALEKTMGKKLGQPDNPLLVSVRSGAKFSMPGMMDTVLNIGLSDKSVVGLTKQAGDERFAWDSYRRLIQMFGKTVLDIDGELFEDALEAAKSAKQVSVDTDLEAADLKKLVRQFKKIVKQEAGRDFPQDPREQMDLAIKAVFESWNTDRAKLYRRQERIPGDLGTAVNVCSMVFGNLGPDSGTGVAFTRDPASGHQGVYGDYLQNAQGEDVVAGIRNTVALADLEQIDKKSYDQLMQIMETLETHYKDLCDIEFTIERGQLWMLQTRVGKRTAGAAFRIATQLVDQGLIDEAEALQRVNGAQLAQLMFPRFDEDAKVDRIGRGIAASPGAAVGKAVFDSYTAIKWSRSGEKVILIRRETNPDDLDGMIAAEGILTSRGGKTSHAAVVARGMGKTCVCGAEEIEVDTKRRRMTAPNGVVIEEGDVVSIDGSSGKVYAGEVPVVPSPVVEYFEGRMHAGADDADELVEAVHRIMAYADRRRRLRVRANADNAEDALRARRFGAQGIGLCRTEHMFLGERREMVERLILADTDDERETALGALLPLQKKDFIELFEAMDGLPVTVRLLDPPLHEFLPDITELSVRVALAESRKDANENDLRLLQAVHKLHEQNPMLGLRGVRLGLVIPGLFAMQVRAIAEAAAARKNAKGDPRAEIMIPLVGTVQELEIVREEADRVIAEVEAATGVALKLTIGTMIELPRAALTAGQIAEAAQFFSFGTNDLTQTVWGFSRDDVEASFFTAYLEKGIFGVSPFETIDRDGVGSLVRSACEAGRATRPDLKLGVCGEHGGDPESVHFFHEVGLDYVSCSPFRIPVARLEAGRAAALSKGSDSR is encoded by the coding sequence GTGTCGGAAAACAAAGACCTCCACGTAACGAAGTTCGTCTACGACTTCACCGAGGGCAACAAGGACCTCAAGGACCTGCTCGGCGGGAAGGGCGCCAACCTCGCCGAGATGACCAACCTCGGTCTGCCCGTCCCTCCGGGTTTCACGATCACCACCGAGGCCTGCAAGGTCTATCTCGACAGCGGTGACGAGCCTGCCGCGCTCCGCGACGAGGTGAGTGCACACCTCGACGCCCTCGAGAAGACGATGGGCAAGAAGCTCGGACAGCCCGACAACCCGCTGCTCGTCTCGGTCCGTTCCGGCGCCAAGTTCTCCATGCCGGGCATGATGGACACCGTCCTGAACATCGGCCTCTCGGACAAGTCCGTGGTCGGCCTCACCAAGCAGGCCGGCGACGAGCGCTTCGCCTGGGACTCCTACCGCCGCCTCATCCAGATGTTCGGCAAGACGGTGCTCGACATCGACGGCGAACTCTTCGAGGATGCGCTGGAAGCGGCCAAGTCCGCCAAGCAGGTCAGCGTGGACACCGACCTCGAAGCGGCCGATCTGAAGAAGCTGGTCCGCCAGTTCAAGAAGATCGTTAAGCAGGAGGCGGGCCGGGACTTCCCGCAGGACCCCCGCGAGCAGATGGACCTCGCCATAAAGGCGGTCTTCGAGTCCTGGAACACCGACAGGGCCAAGCTCTACCGTCGCCAGGAGCGCATCCCCGGCGACCTCGGCACGGCCGTCAACGTCTGTTCCATGGTGTTCGGCAATCTCGGCCCCGACTCAGGTACCGGAGTCGCCTTCACCCGTGACCCGGCCAGCGGCCATCAGGGCGTCTACGGCGACTACCTTCAGAACGCCCAGGGCGAGGATGTCGTCGCCGGCATCCGCAACACCGTGGCGCTCGCCGATCTCGAGCAGATCGACAAGAAGTCCTACGACCAGCTGATGCAGATCATGGAGACCCTGGAGACCCACTACAAGGATCTCTGTGACATCGAGTTCACCATCGAGCGCGGCCAGTTGTGGATGCTCCAGACCCGGGTCGGCAAGCGCACCGCGGGTGCCGCCTTCCGGATCGCCACCCAGCTGGTCGACCAGGGCCTGATCGACGAGGCCGAGGCGCTGCAGCGGGTCAACGGCGCGCAGCTCGCCCAGCTGATGTTCCCGCGCTTCGACGAGGACGCCAAGGTCGACAGGATCGGCCGGGGCATCGCCGCATCACCGGGCGCGGCCGTGGGCAAGGCCGTCTTCGACTCCTACACCGCGATCAAGTGGTCGCGTTCGGGCGAGAAGGTCATTCTCATCCGTCGCGAGACCAACCCGGACGACCTCGACGGCATGATCGCGGCGGAAGGCATCCTCACCTCCCGCGGCGGCAAGACCTCGCACGCCGCCGTCGTGGCCCGCGGCATGGGCAAGACCTGTGTCTGCGGCGCGGAGGAGATCGAGGTCGACACCAAGCGCCGCCGGATGACCGCCCCCAACGGTGTGGTCATCGAGGAGGGCGACGTCGTCTCGATCGACGGCTCGTCCGGCAAGGTCTACGCGGGCGAGGTGCCCGTCGTACCGTCACCGGTCGTCGAGTACTTCGAGGGCCGGATGCACGCGGGCGCCGACGACGCCGACGAGCTGGTCGAGGCGGTGCACCGGATCATGGCGTACGCCGACCGCCGCCGCAGGCTGCGGGTGCGGGCCAACGCGGACAACGCCGAGGACGCGCTGCGCGCCCGGCGGTTCGGGGCGCAGGGCATCGGTCTCTGCCGCACCGAGCACATGTTCCTCGGCGAGCGCCGTGAGATGGTCGAGCGGCTGATTCTGGCCGACACCGACGACGAGCGGGAGACAGCGCTCGGTGCGCTTCTGCCGCTGCAGAAGAAGGACTTCATCGAGCTCTTCGAGGCGATGGACGGGCTGCCCGTCACCGTCAGGCTGCTCGACCCGCCGCTGCACGAGTTCCTTCCCGACATCACCGAGCTTTCGGTCCGGGTCGCCCTCGCCGAGTCCCGCAAGGACGCCAACGAGAACGATCTGCGTCTGCTCCAGGCGGTGCACAAGCTCCATGAGCAGAACCCGATGCTGGGTCTGCGCGGAGTGCGTCTGGGCCTGGTCATCCCGGGTCTGTTTGCCATGCAGGTACGGGCCATCGCCGAGGCTGCCGCCGCGCGCAAGAACGCGAAGGGCGACCCGCGGGCGGAGATCATGATTCCGCTGGTGGGCACCGTCCAGGAGCTGGAGATCGTCCGGGAGGAGGCCGACCGGGTCATCGCCGAGGTGGAGGCCGCCACCGGTGTCGCACTGAAGCTGACCATCGGCACCATGATCGAGCTGCCGCGTGCCGCGCTCACCGCCGGCCAGATCGCCGAGGCCGCGCAGTTCTTCTCCTTCGGCACCAACGACCTCACCCAGACCGTGTGGGGCTTCTCCCGTGACGACGTGGAGGCCTCGTTCTTCACGGCCTACCTGGAGAAGGGCATCTTCGGGGTGTCCCCGTTCGAGACGATCGACCGGGACGGCGTGGGCTCGCTGGTGCGCAGCGCCTGCGAGGCCGGCCGGGCCACCCGCCCGGACCTCAAGCTGGGCGTGTGCGGCGAGCACGGCGGAGACCCGGAGTCGGTGCACTTCTTCCACGAGGTGGGGCTGGACTACGTCTCCTGCTCGCCTTTCCGTATCCCGGTGGCCCGGCTCGAGGCGGGCCGCGCGGCGGCGCTGTCGAAGGGCAGCGACAGCCGCTGA
- a CDS encoding ABC transporter substrate-binding protein, producing the protein MTISRRRLLSTGGSLALTGALAAGCGSNTGRDNDGSGDAHSGGAVTLQQWYHQYGEAGTEQAVRRYAGAYGKADVKVQWRPGNYDQQTAAALLTSSGPDVFEVNGPTLDQIQGGQIADLTDLFDGVKNDFNPAVLAPKTWEGRIWGIPQVIDMQLLFYRKSLLQDANLRPPGTLDELIYAAAELTRKKVKGLFLGNDGGAGVLGGTPLYAAGLSLITEDGKAGFDDPAAARTLGKFHRLYADKSLLLGAPTDWSDPSAFIQGLTAMQWSGLWALPAVKKALGDDFGVLPFPRDGAAGKPSVPVGAYSSAVSARSRHRAEAKAFAKWLWIDRTAYQEDFALSYGFHVPARISLARKAQKLREGAAADAVRYATENGYAQPLLWTPADQTAYQDALSRIIKDGANPDTELKAVVRRTNDELRRVKKKKS; encoded by the coding sequence ATGACCATCAGTCGCAGGCGACTGCTCAGTACCGGTGGCAGCCTCGCACTGACCGGGGCACTCGCGGCAGGTTGCGGGTCCAACACCGGACGGGACAACGACGGCTCGGGCGACGCACACAGCGGCGGCGCAGTCACGCTTCAGCAGTGGTACCACCAGTACGGCGAGGCCGGAACCGAACAGGCCGTACGGCGGTACGCCGGCGCGTACGGCAAGGCAGACGTCAAGGTGCAATGGCGGCCGGGGAACTACGACCAGCAGACCGCGGCGGCGCTGCTCACCTCGTCCGGGCCCGATGTCTTCGAGGTCAACGGGCCCACCCTCGACCAGATCCAGGGCGGCCAGATCGCCGATCTCACCGATCTCTTCGACGGCGTGAAGAACGACTTCAATCCCGCCGTGCTCGCACCCAAGACCTGGGAAGGCAGGATCTGGGGCATCCCGCAGGTCATCGACATGCAGTTGCTCTTCTACCGCAAGAGTCTGCTCCAGGACGCGAATCTGCGGCCTCCGGGCACTCTCGACGAACTGATTTACGCTGCCGCGGAGCTGACGCGCAAGAAGGTCAAGGGACTGTTCCTGGGCAATGACGGCGGAGCCGGGGTGCTCGGCGGAACACCGCTGTACGCGGCCGGACTCAGCCTCATCACCGAGGACGGCAAGGCCGGCTTCGACGACCCGGCCGCGGCCCGCACTCTGGGGAAGTTCCACCGGCTCTACGCCGACAAGTCGCTGCTGCTCGGCGCGCCCACCGACTGGTCGGACCCGTCCGCGTTCATCCAGGGGCTCACCGCCATGCAGTGGTCCGGGCTGTGGGCACTGCCCGCCGTCAAGAAGGCCCTGGGCGACGACTTCGGCGTACTGCCCTTCCCCCGGGACGGCGCCGCGGGCAAACCCAGTGTCCCGGTCGGCGCCTACAGCTCCGCGGTCAGCGCACGCAGCAGGCACCGGGCCGAGGCGAAGGCGTTCGCCAAGTGGCTCTGGATCGACAGGACCGCCTATCAGGAGGACTTCGCCCTCTCCTACGGGTTCCATGTCCCGGCCCGGATCTCGCTGGCGAGGAAGGCGCAGAAGCTGCGGGAGGGCGCGGCGGCCGACGCCGTCCGGTACGCCACCGAGAACGGCTACGCCCAGCCGCTGCTGTGGACACCGGCCGACCAGACCGCGTACCAGGACGCTCTCAGCCGCATCATCAAGGACGGGGCCAATCCGGACACCGAGCTCAAGGCGGTGGTCCGCAGGACCAACGACGAACTGCGACGGGTCAAGAAGAAGAAGTCCTGA
- the nirD gene encoding nitrite reductase small subunit NirD, with translation MTLELLVNQDWFTVCDRSDLTPGRGVAALLPDGRQVALFLDRGARPYAIGNRDPFSGAQVLSRGLIGTHEGRTFVASPLLKQRFDLETGACLDDDLVSVPAFTVRAA, from the coding sequence ATGACTCTCGAACTGCTGGTGAACCAGGACTGGTTCACGGTCTGCGACCGCTCCGACCTGACGCCGGGCCGGGGTGTCGCGGCGCTGCTTCCTGACGGCCGCCAGGTCGCTCTCTTCCTGGACCGCGGCGCCCGCCCCTACGCCATCGGCAACCGCGACCCGTTCAGTGGCGCGCAGGTACTGTCCCGCGGCCTCATCGGTACGCACGAGGGGCGGACCTTCGTCGCGTCGCCACTGCTCAAGCAGCGCTTCGACCTGGAGACCGGCGCCTGCCTCGACGACGACCTGGTCTCCGTGCCCGCCTTCACGGTCCGGGCGGCCTGA
- a CDS encoding VOC family protein, with translation MPQLIFVNLPVKDLEVSKSFFTALGYSINPQFTDENAACVVVSDTIYAMLLTEPFFKQFTRKSIADATTTTEVLVCLSAESREAVDRLADTALASGGTPANDTQDQGPMYGRSFQDPDGHIWEVMYMDPAAVES, from the coding sequence ATGCCGCAGCTGATCTTCGTCAATCTGCCGGTCAAGGACCTCGAGGTCTCGAAGTCCTTCTTCACCGCGCTCGGATACTCGATCAACCCGCAGTTCACCGATGAGAACGCAGCGTGCGTGGTCGTCAGCGACACGATCTACGCGATGCTTCTCACCGAACCGTTCTTCAAGCAGTTCACCCGGAAGAGCATCGCGGACGCCACCACGACCACCGAGGTGCTGGTCTGCCTCTCCGCCGAGAGCAGAGAGGCGGTCGACCGCCTCGCCGACACGGCTCTGGCCTCCGGCGGGACGCCGGCCAACGACACTCAGGACCAGGGCCCGATGTACGGGCGTTCCTTCCAGGACCCGGACGGTCACATCTGGGAGGTCATGTACATGGACCCCGCCGCGGTCGAGAGCTGA
- a CDS encoding carbohydrate ABC transporter permease — translation MARTPAGHDQGLVRAGRALRVVLLIALAALFLIPFYLLLRNGLATEQDITSPEWTFFPSDLRWSNITELFDDPAVPMARSLLNSALIAVATTLGTVLLASLAGYGLARIPYRHAGKVFYAILGTLMVPAAVTFVPSFVLVSTLGWISTLRGLIVPTLFSAFACFIFRQYFLGFPQELEDAAKVDGLGYWRTYWRIVVPNSRPVFAAVGTIVFIGAWNAFLWPLVIGQDKNAWTVQVALSTFTTAQVVNIHELFIAAAVSILPLLLVFLLLQRHIVAGVERSGIDD, via the coding sequence ATGGCCCGAACACCGGCCGGCCACGATCAGGGCCTGGTGCGGGCGGGGCGTGCGCTGCGCGTCGTGCTGCTGATCGCGCTCGCGGCGCTCTTCCTGATCCCCTTCTACCTGCTGCTGCGCAACGGCCTCGCGACCGAGCAGGACATCACATCGCCGGAGTGGACCTTCTTCCCTTCGGACCTCCGGTGGTCGAACATCACCGAACTCTTCGACGACCCCGCGGTCCCGATGGCCCGCTCCCTGCTCAACTCGGCGCTGATCGCCGTCGCGACGACGCTCGGTACGGTGCTGCTCGCGTCACTGGCCGGATACGGACTGGCCCGGATCCCCTACCGGCACGCGGGCAAGGTCTTCTACGCGATCCTCGGCACGCTGATGGTCCCCGCCGCCGTCACGTTCGTGCCGAGCTTCGTGCTTGTCTCGACGCTCGGCTGGATCTCGACCCTGCGCGGGCTGATCGTCCCGACGCTCTTCTCCGCCTTCGCCTGTTTCATCTTCCGTCAGTACTTTCTGGGCTTCCCGCAGGAACTGGAGGACGCGGCGAAGGTCGACGGCCTGGGGTACTGGCGCACCTACTGGCGCATCGTCGTGCCCAACTCCCGGCCGGTCTTCGCGGCGGTCGGCACGATTGTCTTCATCGGGGCGTGGAACGCGTTTCTCTGGCCGCTGGTGATCGGCCAGGACAAGAACGCCTGGACGGTGCAGGTGGCGCTCTCCACCTTCACCACCGCCCAGGTGGTCAACATCCATGAGCTGTTCATCGCGGCCGCGGTGTCGATCCTGCCGTTGCTGCTGGTGTTCCTGCTGCTCCAACGGCACATCGTGGCAGGCGTGGAGCGCTCCGGGATCGACGACTGA
- a CDS encoding carbohydrate ABC transporter permease — MRQQSSHRTLWFWVFVGPFAAGLGLFTYVPLLWSLYLSFFDAHNTVSPTKFVGLDNYTSMLRDGAFTGSLWTFTVFSLFIVPATYALSLALALMVNRLRFAQAFFRSVFFLPAACSYVVAALIWKLSIFNGVRFGLANTVLDWFGRDQTAWLSTTHPPWYWLVIVTVRLWLQAGFYMVLFLAGLQRIPAQLYEAAAVDGARPGPQVFRYITFPQLRATSVAVVLLLVINAFQAFDEFYNLLSDARGYPPYARPPLVYLYYTALGQGQNLGLGSAGAVILALIIAVVTIVQARWFGLGRKED, encoded by the coding sequence GTGAGGCAACAGTCGAGTCACCGCACCCTGTGGTTCTGGGTCTTCGTCGGCCCGTTCGCCGCCGGCCTCGGGCTCTTCACCTACGTACCGCTGCTGTGGAGCCTCTACCTCAGCTTCTTCGACGCGCACAACACGGTATCGCCGACGAAGTTCGTGGGGCTCGACAACTACACGTCGATGCTGCGCGACGGGGCGTTCACCGGCAGTCTGTGGACCTTCACGGTCTTCTCCCTCTTCATCGTGCCCGCGACCTACGCCCTCTCGCTCGCGCTGGCGCTGATGGTGAACAGGCTGCGGTTCGCCCAGGCCTTCTTCCGGTCGGTCTTCTTCCTGCCCGCGGCGTGCTCGTACGTCGTCGCGGCCCTGATCTGGAAGCTGTCGATCTTCAACGGAGTGCGGTTCGGGCTCGCCAACACGGTGCTCGACTGGTTCGGCCGCGACCAGACCGCCTGGCTCTCGACGACCCACCCGCCCTGGTACTGGCTGGTGATCGTCACCGTGCGGCTGTGGTTGCAGGCAGGCTTCTACATGGTGCTGTTCCTCGCCGGGCTCCAGCGGATCCCGGCGCAGCTCTACGAGGCGGCAGCGGTCGACGGGGCCCGGCCGGGCCCGCAGGTCTTCCGGTACATCACCTTCCCTCAGCTGCGCGCCACCTCGGTGGCCGTTGTACTGCTGCTCGTCATCAACGCCTTCCAGGCGTTCGACGAGTTCTACAACCTGCTGAGCGACGCCCGCGGCTATCCGCCGTACGCGCGGCCCCCGCTCGTCTATCTCTACTACACGGCTCTGGGGCAGGGGCAGAACCTCGGTCTCGGCAGCGCGGGAGCGGTCATCCTCGCTCTGATCATCGCGGTGGTGACGATCGTCCAGGCCCGGTGGTTCGGGCTCGGCAGAAAGGAGGACTGA
- a CDS encoding oxidoreductase has translation MTKAWNASDIPDQSGRTAVVTGANSGIGFVTALELARRGAHVVLACRSEARGTEAEARIRREVPGASAEFVPLDLADLSSVREFAAGYTADRLDLLINNAGVMALPYTRTADGFETQFGVNHLGHFALTGLLFPKLLATPGARVVSLSSGFHALSNIDIGDLNSERHYRRWIAYGRSKTANLLFVHELARRLTAAGSDVVAAAAHPGYADTNLQTAGVRMEGRRNAERVAELGNRLMAQPAEAGALPTLYAATSPGVRPDSFTGPRFLGWRGAPAPSWRAKWTTNDVAGERLWAASEQLTRVSYQGLTV, from the coding sequence ATGACCAAGGCCTGGAACGCCAGTGACATCCCCGACCAGAGCGGGCGCACCGCCGTGGTCACCGGGGCCAACAGCGGTATCGGCTTCGTCACCGCACTCGAACTGGCCCGGCGCGGAGCACACGTGGTGCTCGCGTGCCGCAGTGAGGCCCGGGGCACCGAGGCCGAGGCCCGGATCCGGCGCGAGGTGCCCGGTGCGTCCGCCGAGTTCGTACCGCTGGACCTGGCGGACCTCTCCTCGGTACGGGAGTTCGCCGCCGGGTACACCGCCGACCGCCTCGACCTCCTGATCAACAACGCCGGAGTGATGGCCCTCCCCTACACCAGGACGGCCGACGGCTTCGAGACCCAGTTCGGGGTCAATCACCTGGGGCACTTCGCCCTCACCGGGCTGCTGTTCCCGAAACTGCTCGCCACGCCCGGCGCCCGGGTGGTGAGCCTGTCCAGCGGGTTCCACGCCCTGTCCAACATCGACATCGGGGACCTCAACAGCGAGCGCCATTACCGCCGCTGGATCGCCTACGGACGCTCCAAGACAGCGAATCTGCTGTTCGTCCACGAGCTGGCGCGCCGTCTCACCGCCGCCGGTTCCGATGTCGTGGCCGCGGCGGCGCACCCGGGCTATGCGGACACCAATCTCCAGACGGCCGGCGTCCGGATGGAGGGGCGCAGGAACGCCGAGCGGGTGGCGGAGCTCGGCAACCGGCTGATGGCTCAGCCCGCCGAGGCCGGAGCGCTGCCCACGCTCTACGCGGCGACCTCACCCGGCGTACGACCCGATTCCTTCACCGGGCCGCGGTTCCTGGGCTGGCGCGGGGCTCCCGCGCCGTCCTGGCGGGCGAAGTGGACGACCAACGATGTGGCCGGCGAGCGGCTGTGGGCGGCATCGGAGCAGCTCACCAGGGTGTCTTACCAAGGGCTCACGGTCTGA
- the dusB gene encoding tRNA dihydrouridine synthase DusB, translating to MTTLSIGPHSVQPPVVLAPMAGITNAPFRTLCREFSGGKGLFVSEMITTRALVERNAKTMQLIHFDKTETPRSIQLYGVDPVTVGKAVSMIVDEDLADHIDLNFGCPVPKVTRKGGGSALPYKRPLLRAILHEAVSSAGALPVTIKMRKGINDDHLTYLDAGRIAVDEGVTAVALHGRTAAQHYGGTADWDAIARLKEHVPEIPVLGNGDIWCADDALRMMRETGCDGVVVGRGCLGRPWLFGDLVSAFEGAATRQAPTLREVAAVMLRHATLLGGWIGDETRGVIDFRKHVAWYLKGFAVGSEMRRKLAVTSSLDELGGQLQELDLGQPWPDGADGPRGRTSGNNRVVLPDGWLKDPYDCSGVSAEAELDTSGG from the coding sequence GACCACCCTCTCCATCGGCCCCCACTCCGTGCAGCCGCCCGTCGTACTCGCCCCCATGGCGGGTATCACCAACGCCCCGTTCCGTACCCTCTGCCGTGAATTCAGCGGCGGCAAGGGGCTGTTCGTCAGCGAGATGATCACGACGCGGGCGCTGGTGGAGCGCAATGCGAAGACCATGCAGCTGATCCACTTCGACAAGACCGAGACACCCCGCTCGATCCAGCTCTACGGAGTGGATCCGGTCACCGTCGGCAAGGCGGTCAGCATGATCGTCGACGAGGACCTGGCCGATCACATCGACCTGAACTTCGGTTGCCCGGTTCCCAAGGTCACCCGCAAGGGCGGCGGATCGGCGCTTCCGTACAAGCGGCCGCTGCTGCGGGCGATCCTGCACGAGGCCGTGTCCAGCGCGGGCGCCCTCCCGGTGACCATCAAGATGCGCAAGGGCATCAACGACGACCACCTCACCTATCTCGACGCCGGCCGGATCGCCGTCGACGAGGGCGTCACCGCCGTCGCCCTGCACGGCAGGACCGCCGCCCAGCACTACGGCGGCACGGCCGACTGGGACGCCATCGCGCGGTTGAAGGAGCATGTGCCGGAGATCCCGGTGCTCGGCAACGGCGACATCTGGTGCGCCGACGACGCCCTGCGGATGATGCGCGAGACCGGCTGTGACGGTGTGGTGGTGGGCCGCGGCTGCCTGGGGCGGCCATGGCTCTTCGGTGACCTGGTGAGCGCCTTCGAGGGGGCCGCCACCCGGCAGGCGCCCACACTGCGGGAGGTCGCGGCCGTGATGCTGCGGCACGCGACACTGCTGGGGGGGTGGATCGGCGACGAGACCCGCGGCGTGATCGACTTCCGTAAGCATGTGGCCTGGTATCTCAAGGGATTCGCGGTCGGATCCGAGATGCGCAGGAAGCTGGCGGTGACCTCCTCGCTCGATGAACTGGGCGGGCAGCTGCAGGAGCTGGACCTCGGCCAGCCGTGGCCGGACGGTGCGGACGGCCCGCGAGGCCGCACCTCGGGCAACAACCGGGTGGTGCTTCCGGACGGCTGGCTGAAGGACCCCTACGACTGCTCCGGAGTGAGTGCCGAGGCCGAACTGGACACCTCGGGGGGCTGA